From the genome of Haloplanus vescus:
GAGAACCTCGAATGGGGCGCTGGCTACGGGCAGATGACCGCCGAGGACTGGGTCTACATGATTAAAAACGTCTTCCAGGCCCAACCCAATTGGAGCGGCTACCCCAACGCCGACTCGTGGTTCCGGATGAACCCCGACTCCGGCCAGCGCGAACCCATCCCCGTTGAGCAGACGGGCACACGGACGTTCGAAATCCAGCTGTTCGAGGTGGACCCCTCGTTCCCGTTCAAGCCAGTCCTGTGGCGACAGCTGTGCATCCCCAAGGGCATCCTGGAGAAGTACGTCCCCGACCAGGACACCGAGGGACTCCAGCAGGACGAGGAACTCAACACGCTGGCGTACACGGGGAATCTGGGACCGTACACGTACGACTCGTGGGAACGGTCGGCCCGCTACACCGTCACCCGCAACGACGACTACTACCTGCACGACGTGGACGGGATTCCCGAGCGATTCCGGGAAGCGCCGTACTTCGACGAACAGGTCCTCAGAGTCATCAGCGAGGAGAGTACGCGCCTCGGTGCGCTGGAATCAGGCGAAGTCGATTCGGCGGGCATCCCACCGGACAAGGCGACGCGGTTCGAGAACCTCCCGAACGTCAACGTCAACGTCGCCCCGCAACCGTTCGCACAGATTCTGGTCTACAACATGCGGGCGAACGGTTGGGAACCGTTCCGCTCGAAGGCCGTCCGGCGGGCCCTCGCGTTCGCCGTCGACAAGGAGACAGTGATTCAGAACGTCCTGCGGGGCTACGGACAGGTCGCCCAGACCATGCAGCCCCAGTGGTCACAGTGGTACGACGACAGCGAGGTGGAGGAGTTCGGCGTCGGCGACCGGTACGGCCCCGAAGCGACGCGCACCCGTCTCGAATCCGCTCTCTCCGATACCGAATACGCCTACGACGGCGAGCGACTCGTCGACGGGTCGGGTGAACAGGTGTCACTCTCGATATACTACGACTCCGGACAACCGACCGAGGGAACCGTTGCCGAGTTCGTCGCCCAAGAGTTCGGCGAGAACGCCGGCATCGACGTCCAACCACAGGCCATCTCCACGTCGACGTTCCAGAGCAACTACGTGGAGACGTCGCCCCCGGAGGGGACCGACCCCGAGTGGAGCGCGGGCGTGTTCAACGGCGGTCCGCGCGACGTTGCCACCAGTGCCGAACCGTGGGATATGTCCATCAACCTCCAGTTCAACACGTATCCGTTCACGCCCGCCTCCAGCAAGGGCTTCTTCGAGAAGCGAGGCGGCATCAACTTCTACGGCTACTACCCCGACGCGGACATCGCGTCGCTGTACGAACAGGCGTCGGCGACGACGGACGAAGAGCGCCGGAAAGAGCTGTTCGGGCGGGCGTTCGGCCTCATCAGCGAGGAACAACCCTTCGGCTTCCTCACGATGCCCTCGGAAGTGACGGGCTACGCCGACAACGTCCGGGGCTACGCCGACGAGTTCAACACGGTGTGGGACTCTCAAACATGGTACTTCGCGTGAGCGGGGGTCGAGGCGACCGGTGAGTATGCGCTGGTACGTGGTTCGGCGGGTGCTGTGGTCGGTCGTCGCCACGTTTCTCATCCTCTCGACTACGTGGGGGTTGCTCGCGATTACGCCGAACCCGGCGGCCGAGCAGATGCAGTTCCAAGCGGCGTCAAGCGGGGGGTCCGCCGAAGCCGCGGAGGAGGCCTTCGAAGCACGGCGTGGCCTCGACCGCTCGCCGTGGGCGCGCTACCGCGAGTACATGGTCAACATGGCGACGCTCAACTGGGGGTGGTCACAGAGTCGCTCCCAGCCAGTCAGCACCGCCATCGCCAGCGCACTCCCCTACACGGCCATCTACTCCATCCCGACGACGATTCTCTCGATTCTGCTCGGACTCTCCATCGGCCTCTACTCGGCCACGAACCAGTACACGAAGACGGACTACGCCGCAACCTTCGTCGCCTTCTTCGGCTACGCCATCCCCAACTTCTGGTTCGCCATCATCCTCCTCCTCGTCTTTGGCGTCCAGCTGGGCTGGTTCCCGGTGGTGTTCGACTCCGACGTGCCCTTCCTGAGCCTCGCGATGGCGCGGCAACTCGTCTTGCCCGTCATCGTGTTGGTGACGGGCACCATCGCGGGCATCATGCGGTATTCGCGAGCGGAGGCGCTGGAGTACGTCGAGAGCGAGTTCGTCAAGACGGCGAAATCCAAGGGCGCGAGCGAGTTCCGCATCCTCACGCGACACATCCTGCGCCCGGCGGCGGTGCCGCTGATGACCATCCTCGTCGGCGACATCCTCGGCATCTTCCTCGCGGCGTCGTACCTCGTGGAAGTCGTCTTCGGTATCCCCGGGCTGGGCCAGCTCTCGTACAACGCCATCCTCGCACAGGACACGTCGCTCGTGTTGGGGACGACGCTCATCTTCACGTTCGTCTCGGTTATCGGCAACCTGATACAGGACGTGGCCTACACCGTGTTGGACCCGCGAATCGACTACGGTGATCGCTGATGAGCGAGGACACCTTCGAATCCATCGACTGGTCGGAGACGGATACTCGGCTGGCGACGCTCTCGCGACGCGACTGGGCGGCGGCGTTGACGGGTCTCGCACTCGTCGCCGCCTTCTGCTACGACTACCTCGTCTTGCCCGCGAACCGGCCGACGATTACCGTACCCGTCGAGTGGAACGTCACGCAACTCGACTGGCTGTTCGTGGCGACGCTACTCGCACTCGGCTTCTACGCCATCGTCCCGCTCTGTACGAACCGGCGACTGACTGCCTACTACTGGCGCGAATTTCGGAAGAACCGGATGGCGGTGGTGGGCCTCGTCTACCTGCTCGTCGTCTTCTGCATCGGCGTCATCGGGCCGCTCGTCCTCGAGAAGCCGACGCTCGCGCTCGAACAAGCCTACCAGCCGCCGGCCTTCACGAGCGTGGATTCGACGGTGCCCGTGAACTGTATCGGGTCCGTCGTCGACGGGCGGTGTCAGGGGACGATGGCCCACCCCCTCGGCACCACGGGCGACGGGAAGGACATCCTCGTTCTCGTCGTCTACGGGATGCAGGTGAGCATGAAGGTCGGTCTCATCTCCACCCTGCTGGTCATCACCATCGGGACGACGGTAGGCACCGTCGCCGCCTACGGCGGCGGACTGGTCGACGAACTCCTGATGCGCTACGTCGACATCCAACTCGTCTTCCCCGCCTTCTTCCTCTATCTCTTGCTCACCTACCTCTTCGGCGGAAGCCTGTTCATGTTCATCGTCATCTTCGGACTGACGGGTTGGGGGTCGATTGCGCGACTCGTCCGCTCGGAGGCGCTCCAGCGCGCCGAGGAGGCGTACATCACCGCCGCCCGAGGTGCCGGCGGCGGGACGCTCTACATCATCCGCCGGCATCTCGTGCCGAACGTCTCGAACAGCGTCATCACCGCCGCGACGCTGCTCATTCCGGGCTTCATCCTCTTCGAGGCGTCGCTCTCCTTCCTCTCGCTGGGCGACCCGACCGTCCCCTCGTGGGGGCAGGTCATCGCCACCGGGCGGAGCGACCTCTCGACGGCGTGGTGGGTGTCGACGTTCCCCGGCGTGTTCCTCTTTACGACCATCCTCGCGTTCAACTTCATGGGCGACGCGCTCCGTGACGCGCTCGACCCCCGACAGGAGACATGACCGAGCCACTACTCTCGATCCGTGACCTGCGCACCGTCTTTCACACCGACGAGGGACTCGTCCGCGCCGTCGACGGCGTCAGTTTCGACGTCGACCGCGGCGAGACGGTCTGTCTCGTCGGCGAGTCCGGGAGCGGCAAGACCGTCACCGGCGAGTCAATCACCCGACTCATCCGGACGCCGCCCGGCGAGATTGCGGGCGGCGAAATCGTCTTCGACGGGCGGGACCTGACGACGCTCTCCGACGCCGAACTCCGCTCGCTCCGCGGCGACCGCATCGCGCACGTCTTCCAGAACCCACAGGGGGCGCTCAACCCCGTCTACACCGTCGGCTGGCAAATCGTCGAAGCGATTCGCCTCCACGAGGACGTGGACGAACCCACCGCTCGGTCGCGGGCCATCGACCTCCTCGACCGCGTGGGGATTCCGGAGGCGACCCGGCGATTCGACGACTACCCACACGAGTTCTCGGGCGGGATGAAACAGCGCGTCTCGCTGGCGATGGCGCTCGCCACCAGTCCCGACCTTCTCATCGCGGACGAACCCACGACGGCGCTCGACGTGACCATCCAGAACCAGATTCTCGACCTCCTCCGCGAACTCCAAGACGAGTTCGACATGAGCATCCTGCTCATCACCCACGACCTCGGCGTCGTCGCGGAAGTCGCGGACCGCGTGGTCGTGATGTACGCCGGGAAGGTGATGGAACGCGGCGGCGTCTTCGACGTGTTCGAGCGGCCGTCCCATCCCTACACCCGCGCCCTCTTGGAGTGTCTGCCGGGGCGCGGCGAGGGCGCCGCCATCGGCGGGACGCTCCCGCCGGCGACGGACCCGCCCGACGGCTGTCGGTTCCACCCCCGGTGTTCGTACGCCGTCGACGCGTGCTCGGAGGGCGAGCAACCGCCCGCCTGTGCGGCCGACGACGACCCCGACCACGTCGTCTCCTGTGTCCACTACGAACCCGGCGGCGACCCCTCGGTGGTTCGGGACGACCGGGAGACGCGCCTGACCGACGGGGGCGGGGAGGGCCAGTCGTGACCCGACCGCTCCTCGACGTGGAGGGGTTGACGAAACATTACCCGGTGACCGAGGGCGTCCTCCGGAAAGAGGTGGGTCGCGTCCGCGCCGTCGACGGCATCAGTTTCACCGTCGACCGGGGGGAGACGCTCGGTCTCGTCGGCGAGTCGGGGTGTGGCAAGTCGACGGCGGCGAGGGCGACGCTCCGACTCGAAGAACCGACCGACGGGCACGTCGTCTTCGACGGCGAGGACGTGACCGACTACGACAACCGGGCGCTGACGCGCTTTCGCCGCCGGGCGCAGATGGTGTTTCAGGACCCCACGTCGAGTTTCGACCCGCGGATGAGCATCGGCGAGTCAGTCGCCGAACCCCTGCAAATCCACGGCGTGCGCGACCGGGAGCGACGGCGGCGCATCGTCGCGGACCTCCTCGACCGCGTCGGCCTCGACGCCGCGGACGTGGACCGCTACCCCCACGAGCTCTCCGGCGGGCAGAAACAGCGCGTGGGACTGGCGCGTGCGCTGGTCTGTAACCCCGACCTGATAGTCGCCGACGAACCCGTGAGCGCGTTGGACGTGAGCGTGCAGGCGGACATCCTCGACCTCATCGACCGCCTCCAGCAGTCGTTCGGACTCGCACTCGTCGTCATCAGTCACGACCTCGGCGTCGTCCGCGAAGTCTGTGACCGAGTGGCGGTGATGTACCTCGGCGAAATCGTCGAGACGGCGCCGACCGAGGAGCTCTTCGAGGACCCGCGCCACCCCTACACCCGCGCGCTCTTGGGGTCGACGCCGGTGGCCGACCCCCGCCGTCGAGGGCAGGGTACGACGCTCACGGGCGACGTGCCGAGTCCGTCCGACCCGCCGCCGGGGTGTCGGTTCCACACTCGCTGCCCCGAGGTAATTCCCGACGAGGACTACGACCTCGATAGCGAGACGTGGCGAGCGGTGCTTGATTTCCGCCTGCGAGTGCTCGCCGACGGCGTCGATATCGAGGCCGCCCGGACGTACGCGGCGGCGGACGACGACCCCGCGGCCGCCGACCCCGACGCGGTTCGGGCCGCAATTCGCGAGGAGTTCGGCGTGCCCGCGACGCTGTCGGACGGAAAGGCGGAGGCGGCCGTGGCGGATGCCCTCGACAGCCTGGTCGCGGACGACGTGGACGGGGCCGCCGACCGCCTCGCCGACGCCTTCCCGACCGTGTGTCGGCGCGAGCGTCCCGACCTCGCCCCGGCAACGGGGGCGGTCGACAGCGAGACGTGGGCGGCAATCAAGCGGCTTCGCGTGTGGGTCGCGACGCGCGTCGACGCCGGCGAGGCGACGGTGCGCGACCACCTCGAACGGCGGTGTGCGAACGAGGCTGACCGCGCCGGCGAGGTGGACCGACTGGCGGTTCGGGCGGCCTTCCGACTCCCCGACCCGATATCGGACGGCGACGCCGAGCGTGCGGTGGGCGACGCCATCGACGCCTTGCTCGCCGGGCAGGCGGGCGCCGCCGCCGACGAACTCTACGAGGCGTTCGGCGGGGTCAGGGAGCGCGCCTGCCACCTCGAAGACTAGTCGATCAGGAACGCTGGTTCGTCGATGTTCTCGCTCCGGCACTCGGGGCAGTTCGAGGGTTCGTTGATCGGGTCGTCGAAGCCGTCGAAGCCACAGTCCCGACAGGTGGGCGGCGAGACCAGCATCTCCTCGTCGTCGCCGATGGACTGCGAGACGTGGTGCAGGTGGTCGTAGACGGCAGACCGGGCCGTTCCGACCTGGGTCGAGAGTTCGCTCGCCGTCGCCGGTCCCTCGCGAAGCACCTCGGCGATGCGTTCCCGTGTCGTCGACTCCATGCCGGACGTTGCGCGGGCGGCGACAAATCCCTTGCCACCCCGCCGGATACAAAAAGAACTTAGCGCTGTGGTCGGTCGGGTGGGGTATGAAGGCTATCGTCCTGGCGGGAGGGTATGCGACTCGCCTCTGGCCAATCACCAAACATCGGCCCAAGATGTTCCTCCCTGTCGGGGAGTCAACCGTCATCGACACCGTCTTCGAGGACCTGGAAGCGGACGACCGTATCTCTGAAGTCTACGTCAGCACGAACGAGCGATTTGCCGACGAGTTCGCCACCTATCTCGACGACAGCGGATTCGAGAAGCCGACGCTCTCCGTCGAGGACACGAGGGGCGAAGACGAGAAGTTCGGCGTCGTCGGTGCGCTCGCACAGCTCATCGACCGCGAGAACGTCGACGAGGACCTCGTCGTCATCGCCGGTGACAACCTCATCAGTTTCGACGTGGCGGAGTTCGTCGACTTCTTCGAAGCCAAGGAGACCCCCACGCTGGCCGCGTACGACGTGGGCTCGAAAGACCGGGCGCGGTCGTACGGCCTCGTCGACCTCGACGGCGACCGCGTCGTCGACTTTCAGGAGAAACCCGACGACCCGAAGAGTACGCTCGTCTCCATCGCCTGCTACGCGTTCCCGGCGGAGACGCTACCGCTCTTCGACGAGTATCTCGACGCGGGCGAGAACCCCGACGAACCGGGGTGGTTCATCCAGTGGATTCAGTCCCGACAGCCCGTCCACGCCTTTACCTTCGACGGCGCGTGGTTCGACATCGGGACGCCGGAGAGTTACCTCGACGCCGTCGCGTGGCACCTCGACGGCGACGTGCGCGTCCACCCGGACGCGACGGTCACCGACAGCGAACTCCACGGCAACGTCCACGTGATGGACGGCGCAGAGGTGGAGAACTCGACGCTCGAACGCACCGTTGTCTTCCCGAACGCGACCATCCGCGACGCGGACGTGCGCCGGTCGATCATCGACGAGGAGACGCGCGTCGAGAACCTCGACCTCGCGGACGCACTCATCGGCGCCCACTCGACGATGACGAACGGCGATTAACCCAAGCGAGCGTCCGTAATTCTGAGGTGGCCCCGCGACCCCTCCCACACTCGTTCCCACTCGAGTTCGATGGGGCGGGCCATGTGCGGTGCGTCGGTCACCAGTGTCTCGAACTCTCCGCCCTCGCCGAGGGGATGGACGCCGTACGTGTCGTTGAGGTCGACCAACTCCGCGAGCGCGTCGGCGTCGAGACGCCGCCCCAGCCACGATTCGTCGAGGCCCGCGGCGGCGACTTGGACGATGCGAATCTCGAAGCCAGCGTCGAGCATCTCCTCCGCGAGCGTCACGGGGTCGCGCTGCCACAGGGGGGCGTAGAGGTCGACGCCCAGTCGGTCGCACATGGCTTCGATGCGACTGGTCTGGAACTCGCTCTCGACGGCGCCGGCGGTGACGCCGGTGAGGCCGTCGGCGGCGAGTTCGCGAAGCGCGGCCTCCAGCGGTTCGAGTTCGGCGTCGCCCTGTGCGCTCGCGTCCGTCGCGGCTTCGGCGCCCAAGTCGTCGGGCGTGATTTCGAGGAGGTCGATGCCGATGCTCTCGGCGGCGAGAGAGGCGAGATTCGTCGCCGGGACGTGGTACATGTAGGAGTCGTCGCCGGGGTGGACCGTCACCAGTCGCGTCACGTCCCGCCCCGATTCGAGCGCGCGATACAGCGCCCACGAGGAGTCCTTGCCGCCGGAAAAGAGGCTGACCCAGTCGTCGCTCATGGGGACGCTACGACGGGGAGAAGGTTAGAGGCTGTGTTTCTCTCGGAATTCGCTCCGAGACAGCGTGGTAAGAGTGGCTACCGACTGCTTACATGTAGCCCAGGTCGCGGAGGCGCTCCATCAGGTCCTCCTTGTCCTGGGCACGGCCGGCGCGTTCGGTCGTGTTCTCGATGTCCTGAAGCCACGCGGGCTCTTCGTCGGATTTCTCGGTGCTGACTTCGCTGCCGAGCGAGCGGAAGCCGGCGAAGTACTTCGGGCTGACGGGGATGTCGTCCTGCGTCAGGCCGTTGGGCAGGTCCTCGGCGCTCTGGGGCACGTAGCCCTCATCCGGGAAGCCCTCGACGGTGTCGGGGACGACGTAGTTCCAGAAGGCGTCCCACACGTCGCGCTCCGCGAACTGGAGAATCGGCTGAATGCGGTCGTGGGGCGGGTAGATGTCGGGGTCGTGGCGCGGGCTGAAGAACGTCTCGTCAGCGCGAGCCTCCTGTTCGTCCCAGCGGACGCCGGAGATGACGCCGTCGATGTCGTACTCTTCGAGCGCATCGTTGAGCGCGACGGTCTTCAGCAGGTGGTTGCCGACGTAGGTGTCGAGCAGGAACGGGAAGGTGTCGTCCTCGTACTCGAGGATGTTGCGGACGTGGTGCTGGTTGTGCTCGGAGAGCTCCGAAATCGGAATCTCGTCGCCGGGCGTGAGGCCGTTGGCCTCGACGTACTCGCCCACGTCCTCGTTGCGGGCGTAGATGACGTCGAGGTCCCACTTCTCGGCCCAGTGGTCCACGAAGTCGTGGATGGCGTCGAAGTGCTGGTAGTGGTCGATGAACACCGCGGGCGGCGTCTCGAGGTCGAACTGCTCGGCGACTTCCTTGATGAAGTAGAGGGTGAGCGTCGAGTCCTTGCCGCCCGTCCACATGACGGCAGGGTTCTCGTACTGCTCCAGCCCGATGCGGGTGACTTCGATTGCCTTCTCGATTTTGTCTTCGAGCGTCGGATAGTCGTCCGGCGACTCGCCCTCGCCGTCCGTGTAGTCGACGTCGAGGTAATCTGGGAACTCGCTCATCGTGTAATTACATGTAATTACCGACCGTAAAGTGCCTTTTGACATGCGACGCAGTTGCGACTATCGCTGACAGCGCCGGGTTCTCGACTGCGGTCGCTCGGGACGAAGTATCGAAGCCGTCGGGAGACGCGAAAAATCGAGCGGGTGGACTACTCGTCGTCCTCGTCTTTCATCTCGTCGAGACGGCCGACCAAGTCGTCGGTCGACGCGTCCGTTTCGAACGAGACAGTGCCCTCGTGGTCGTTCTCTCGAACGCTGACTCCCTCGCTGTCGTCGTCTGCGTCTACCTCTTGGTTCTTCTGCTCGGATTCGTCGTAGCTCCCAAAGCCCATACGCTACCCTCGGCGGGGGACGGATTAAAGGGTCCGATGTGGAATCAGCGGGAGGGATTCGATAGCGGTGAGAGAAAACTACTCGCTACGGCAGTCGCGGCGGCCGTTGGTGGCGTCGTCAGTCCGAGATGAACTGATTGTCCCGCCAGTCGACGCCGTTTTTCTCGGCCTGTGACTGGCTGGGGTTCTCGACGACTTCGACCGACGCGGGTCGGTCTTCGCCCTCAACGATGCGCGTCGCTCCGAGTTCGTCGTCCTCCTCGACGATAGCTGTGAGCGTCCCCTTCTCGGACATCCGCGCGATGTCTCGCAGGACGAGGAACATCGGGTACTGGAGCGCGGTGTTCTGGAGCACCGTCTCGCGGTCGCCCTTGAAGCAGGCGAACTCGACGAGTTCGGACGGAATCTCCTCTTCTTCCTCCTGCCACGGCCCGCCGGCACGAGGTGGCTCTTCCTCGTACACCCGCGTCTCGGTGACGCTGGCTTTCAGCTGAGCCGTCGGCGTGTACTTGCTCAGGTTCTCGTCCTCGGCGACGGCCTTGAGGATGAGCGTGTTGTTGCGTCGGGTGAGGTTGACGTCTGCAATTTCCGGTGGGAGGTCCGGGTCCTCCTCGAAGTAGTCTTGCACGTCTTCGAGTGGCAGTTCGAGTGTCGAATGGAGTCGATATACGCGGCCTGACATAGTTTGTTCTCGGCGAGGTGGCACCGCTACGCCCGTCTACTCCTTAGTAGGGGGCGTGTGCTTATATGACCTGCTGTTCGCCTTGGGTGTCGAACACGTCTCACTCGACGGTGAGCTTGGCTTCGAGTTCGCCCCGTTCGTCGAGTTCGGCGAGGATGTCGCTCCCGCCGATGAACTCGCCGTCGACGAACGTCTGCGGTGTCGTCTCCCACCCGCTGTGGGCTTCGAGGGCGTCGCGGAACTCGTCCACCGCCGGCAACACGTCGACCGTTTCGAAGTCCTCGACGTACTGGCTGATGAGTTCGAGGGCGCGCTGAGAGTAGCCACACTGGGGCATGAGGCGGTTGCCCTTCATGAACAGCACCACGTCGTTGTCCTCGATAGCGGCGTCGACTCGCTCTTGGACGGTATCGGCGTCGAGGTCGCTCCCGGGTTGGAACGTCATACCAACACGTACGACACGACGGGTGAAAGGGGTTGCGCACCGCCGTCGGTCAGCGGCGTTACTCGGTCGCCAACTCCGACGCGCGCCCGACGTAGCCCGCGGGCGTCAGCGCGCGGAGTTCCTCACGGACCGACTCGTCGACGTCCAAGTCATCGAACAGGGCACGGAAGTCGTCGAGGGTCACGCGCTGGCCTCGGGTGAGCTCTTTCACGCGCTCGTAGGCCTCGGTGTCGCCCTCGCGACGGAGGATGGTCTGGACCGCCTCGCCGATGATTTCGGGCGTCGACTCCAGTTCCTCGCGCATCACCTGCTCGTTCGGCACGATTTTCTCTAAGCCCGCCTCGGTCTTGCGGTAGGCGATGAGACAGTGGCCGAGCGCCGCGCCCATGTTCCGCTTGACGGTGGAGTCCGAGAGGTCACGCTGGAGTCGAGAGGTGGTGACGTAGTCGGCGAGGAAGGTCAGGTCGGAGTTGGCCTTCGAGAGGTTGCCCTCGCTGTTCTCGAAGTCGATGGGGTTGACCTTGTGGGGCATCGTCGACGACCCCGTCTCGCCCTCGACGGCGCGCTGGCCGAGATAGCGGTCGGAGACGTAGAGCCACGCGTCCCGGTCCAAATCGAGGAGGACGTTGTTGACGCCGCGGAGGGCGTCGAAGAGCGCCGCGATGTCGTCACAGGGGTTGACCTGCGTCGCGAGGGGCGTGTGGTCCAACCCCAGTCCCGTCACGAACTCGCGAGCGAAGGCGGGCCAGTCCACGTCCGGATAGGCGGCGTCGTGAGCGGCGTAGGTGCCCGAGGCGCCCGCGAGTTTGCCCGCGAGGCCATCGGCGGCGTCGCGAACCCGACCCAGCGTCTGCCCGAGGCGGGCGGCGACGACGGCCATCTCCTTGCCGAAGGTGGTCGGCGTCGCCGGTTGGCCGTGGGTGCGGGCGAGCATCGGCGTGTCGCGGTAGTCGCGGGCGAGCGAAGCGAGTTGGTCACGCACGTCTTCCAGCGCGGGGACGAGTACGTCCTCCACGGCGGGTTTGAGGAGGAGGCGGTGCGCGAGGTTGTTCACGTCCTCGCTGGTCAGGCCGAAGTGAATCCACGGGTAGAGCGACTCGTCGGTTCGCGTCCGCAGGAAGTACTCCACGGCCTTCACGTCGTGATTCGTGGCGGAATAGCCCTCGGCACCCTCGGTTTCGAGACGCTTGACGAGGCGGGCGTCCTCGGCGTCGAACGACTCGTAGCAGTCCCGAAGCGCCGCGGGGTCGTCGACGGTGACTGGCGTCGCGTCGAGGTCGGCCAGCGCGAGCAAGTATTCGACTTCGACGCGGACGCGGGCGCGCATGAGTGCCGACTCGCTGGCGTAGGGCACCAGCGGTTCGGTGTAGCGAGCGTAGCGCCCGTCGAGCGGCGAGACGGCCGCGAGCGGGTCGCTCCGTGGTAAATCGGTCATACTGCGCTGTGGCCGTGGGTGACGCAAAAACGTGCCGGTCGGCTCGGAGCGACGGGCGCGCCCACGAGAGTCGGAACTGTTTTTCCCTCGCGCGGACCTCCCACGACCATGCTCCGAATCGCGGGTCTCGCCGGCAATCGCGGACGGAACCTGATGCACATCGCGGACATGGCACCCGGCGGCGCCGAGGTGGCAGTGGTCCTGACGGATGACGAATCGGCACCGGCGCTCTCGGCGGCAGCCGACCGAGGGATTCCGACGGAAGTTGTCGAGCGCGGCGACGAGGAATCGCACGCCGACCACGAGGAACGCGTCCTCGCCCACCTCGACGACTACGAGTTCGACCTGGTCTGTCTCGACGGCTACATGCGCGTCCTCTCGGGCGACTGCCTCGACGCCCTGCCGACCGTGTTGAATATCCATCCCTCGCTCCTGCCCGCCTTCCGCGGCGAGGACGCCCACCAGCAGGCACTCGACGCCGGCGTCCGGACCACGGGCTGTACCGTCCACGTCGCCACCGAGGAACTCGACGCCGGCCCCATCGTCACGCAGGAGGCGGTGCCGGTCCACGAGGGCGACGACGCCGACGACCTGAAAGAGCGCGTCCTCTACCGGGCGGAGTTCAAGGCGTATCCGCGCGCCGTCCGCTGGTTCGCCGAGGACCGCGTCACCGTCGACGACGACGGCGTCACTGTCGAGGGCGACGAGGCAGGCCAGTTCCCTGCCCGGCGCGTCGTCTCCGACGACCGGAGTCGGACGCTTCGCTACGGCGAGAACCCCCACCAGGACGCGGCGCTCTACGCCGACGCCGCGAGCGACGCCGCGAGCGTCGTCCACGCCGACCAGTTGAACGAGGGCGCGAAGGCGCTGTCGTACAACAACTACAACGACGCCGACGCCGCGCTCGACCTGGTCCGCGAGTTCGACGACCCCGCGGCGGCGGTCATCAAACACACCAACCCGGCGGGGTGTGCGACGGCCGACTCGCTGGCCGACGCCTACGCCGACGCCCTCTCGACGGACGAGATGAGCGCCTTCGGCGGCATCGTGGCGCTCAACCGCACCTGCGACGCCGACACCGCGTCGGCCATCGTCGAGTCGTTCAAGGAAGTCGTCGTCGCGCCGGGCTACACCGACGGCGCCCTCGACGTCCTCACCGAGAAGGACAACCTCCGCGTCCTCGACGTGGGCGAACTGAGCGGGGACCGCGGCGCACTGACGGAGAAACCGCTCACCGGCGGCCGACTCGTCCAAGAGCGCGACGACTGGGTGCCGACGCGCGACGACCTCGAAATCGTCACGGAGCGTGCGCCGACCGACGAGGAAATCGAGACGATGCTGTTCGCGTGGCGGACGCTCAAACACGTCAAGTCCAACGGCATCCTGTTCGCGACGGGCACGGAGACGGTGGGCGTCGGCATGGGACAGGTCAGCCGCGTCGACGCCGTGC
Proteins encoded in this window:
- a CDS encoding diphthine--ammonia ligase yields the protein MSDDWVSLFSGGKDSSWALYRALESGRDVTRLVTVHPGDDSYMYHVPATNLASLAAESIGIDLLEITPDDLGAEAATDASAQGDAELEPLEAALRELAADGLTGVTAGAVESEFQTSRIEAMCDRLGVDLYAPLWQRDPVTLAEEMLDAGFEIRIVQVAAAGLDESWLGRRLDADALAELVDLNDTYGVHPLGEGGEFETLVTDAPHMARPIELEWERVWEGSRGHLRITDARLG
- a CDS encoding phosphoadenosine phosphosulfate reductase family protein, with protein sequence MSEFPDYLDVDYTDGEGESPDDYPTLEDKIEKAIEVTRIGLEQYENPAVMWTGGKDSTLTLYFIKEVAEQFDLETPPAVFIDHYQHFDAIHDFVDHWAEKWDLDVIYARNEDVGEYVEANGLTPGDEIPISELSEHNQHHVRNILEYEDDTFPFLLDTYVGNHLLKTVALNDALEEYDIDGVISGVRWDEQEARADETFFSPRHDPDIYPPHDRIQPILQFAERDVWDAFWNYVVPDTVEGFPDEGYVPQSAEDLPNGLTQDDIPVSPKYFAGFRSLGSEVSTEKSDEEPAWLQDIENTTERAGRAQDKEDLMERLRDLGYM
- a CDS encoding DUF5786 family protein, whose translation is MGFGSYDESEQKNQEVDADDDSEGVSVRENDHEGTVSFETDASTDDLVGRLDEMKDEDDE
- a CDS encoding DUF7110 family protein; the encoded protein is MSGRVYRLHSTLELPLEDVQDYFEEDPDLPPEIADVNLTRRNNTLILKAVAEDENLSKYTPTAQLKASVTETRVYEEEPPRAGGPWQEEEEEIPSELVEFACFKGDRETVLQNTALQYPMFLVLRDIARMSEKGTLTAIVEEDDELGATRIVEGEDRPASVEVVENPSQSQAEKNGVDWRDNQFISD
- a CDS encoding glutaredoxin family protein, translated to MTFQPGSDLDADTVQERVDAAIEDNDVVLFMKGNRLMPQCGYSQRALELISQYVEDFETVDVLPAVDEFRDALEAHSGWETTPQTFVDGEFIGGSDILAELDERGELEAKLTVE
- the purB gene encoding adenylosuccinate lyase — translated: MTDLPRSDPLAAVSPLDGRYARYTEPLVPYASESALMRARVRVEVEYLLALADLDATPVTVDDPAALRDCYESFDAEDARLVKRLETEGAEGYSATNHDVKAVEYFLRTRTDESLYPWIHFGLTSEDVNNLAHRLLLKPAVEDVLVPALEDVRDQLASLARDYRDTPMLARTHGQPATPTTFGKEMAVVAARLGQTLGRVRDAADGLAGKLAGASGTYAAHDAAYPDVDWPAFAREFVTGLGLDHTPLATQVNPCDDIAALFDALRGVNNVLLDLDRDAWLYVSDRYLGQRAVEGETGSSTMPHKVNPIDFENSEGNLSKANSDLTFLADYVTTSRLQRDLSDSTVKRNMGAALGHCLIAYRKTEAGLEKIVPNEQVMREELESTPEIIGEAVQTILRREGDTEAYERVKELTRGQRVTLDDFRALFDDLDVDESVREELRALTPAGYVGRASELATE
- the purH gene encoding bifunctional phosphoribosylaminoimidazolecarboxamide formyltransferase/IMP cyclohydrolase; amino-acid sequence: MLRIAGLAGNRGRNLMHIADMAPGGAEVAVVLTDDESAPALSAAADRGIPTEVVERGDEESHADHEERVLAHLDDYEFDLVCLDGYMRVLSGDCLDALPTVLNIHPSLLPAFRGEDAHQQALDAGVRTTGCTVHVATEELDAGPIVTQEAVPVHEGDDADDLKERVLYRAEFKAYPRAVRWFAEDRVTVDDDGVTVEGDEAGQFPARRVVSDDRSRTLRYGENPHQDAALYADAASDAASVVHADQLNEGAKALSYNNYNDADAALDLVREFDDPAAAVIKHTNPAGCATADSLADAYADALSTDEMSAFGGIVALNRTCDADTASAIVESFKEVVVAPGYTDGALDVLTEKDNLRVLDVGELSGDRGALTEKPLTGGRLVQERDDWVPTRDDLEIVTERAPTDEEIETMLFAWRTLKHVKSNGILFATGTETVGVGMGQVSRVDAVRLAAMKAEEHAEGKSAEGAVMASDAFFPFPDGIEEAAKSGIAAVIQPGGSVNDEDVIAAADEHDMAMAFTGKRTFRHD